From Sinorhizobium sp. B11:
ACAGGCGAGGAAGAATGAAAGCGCAGGCGATCCATACCGTTGCCGAGCATCATTTCGCCTTGAACAAGCTGCTCGTGCGACATGGCAGAAAAATCGGTCCGGTCGAGATAACGCTGGCCAAGACTGCCGATCAGCCGCTCGCCGTAATAGGTGAGAAGGATGCTCATCAGCTCGCTGGATTTGCGCATCAACACGGGATCATGGATCCTCGACGAAAGCGACTCGACAAGTCCAAGCTGCTTTAGTCCAGCCTGCCCATAGATATGAACGGGGTTGCCGCCTTTGCCGTAATAGCCGCGATCGACTGCCGATCGTGCCGCAACGATACGACTATAAGCGAGACGGAGATTGGAAAGCTGCGACTGCAGACCGACATCCATTGCTCCAGCGGCTGGAAGACTTGCGTTGAAACGCGCGAGTTCGCTATCGAGTGAGTTTCGCCTTTCGATCATCGACGCCCTGGTGATCTCATCGCGATCGTTGATATAGGCTCGCGTTGCGACGAGTTCCGCTAGGATCTCATTGGCCGCAATCGATCCTCCGCGAGCAAGAACATCGGCAAAGAGATGGTCATTTTCGAGCGCGTGGTATTGCATGAGCGAGGAGCGGATCAACACGACGCCTTCGACAATCATGAAGACGAAGGGCAGCAGAATGGCGGCGAGCACAGCCCTTCTGATATTCTTGAATTTCACCGCTTCGAAATTCATGTTTAATCCACGTCCAGCTGCTCCTCGTAGGCGAGCTTAGTGGAATATCTTAAAAAACCGATAAAGCGGTCTATCCCTAGATTTCGGGACGGACGAAATCGAGTGTCTCAGAATCCATCACCCAGAGTTCGCCGGTCGAGATGTCGAACCAGGCACCATGAAGCTCCAGCTTGCCCTCTTCCTCGAGCGTCTTGATTTCAGGGAAAGATCTGAGATTGTTGATTGAATTGCGAATGGACACCCGCTCCAGCGCAGTCTGTCGTTCGCCTGGCGTCATGATGTCGTTGCTGCCGATCTGCTCGGCGGCAGGGCGCACGAGCGACATCCAGCGGCCGATGAAATCGCCAGGCGACAATGGCTCGGCATCGGGGTCGAGTGCCGCGCGGATACCGCCGCAGCGGCCGTGGCCCATGACGACGATATTCTTGACCTTCAACGCCTGCACGGCAAATTCAAGCGCTGCCGACGTAGAGTGGAAATGGCCGTCTGGCTCATAGGGCGGCACCAGGTTGGCGACGTTGCGGATGACGAAGAGTTCACCTGGCCCGGCATCGAAGATCAGTTCGGGCGCCGCGCGGGAGTCGGAACAGGCAATCATGAGCGTTGTCGGACTTTGCCCATTTTCCGCAAGTTGCCGATACCTGTCGCGGGCATCGGCATAGCGCCCACTCATGAAGTTGCGATAACCGTCCAGGAGGGAGTTGGGAAATCTCGTCATGCTCTTGGATTAGCGCGCGCGCGAGCCAAGATCAACTGCTGCGCTGCAAAAGCATCGGCCCTATTTTTTCCGCCGTTGCGCAGGATGGAAGAGATGACGCATCTGCACCATCGCCATGGGTGTCAAGAGGCTGGAGGCATCGCTTGCCAGCATCAGTTCGTTACTGCCGCGCTTGACGGCGCGCGCCAGCACTTCGAACACGCTGGCGGTCGCCAGCTGCAGCGCCTTCTCATCCTCCATCCCCGAGAGCAGACGAGAGAGGAATAGAGCGGCCAGCAGATCTCCGAGACCGTTGGGCGGGTTCTCGACGACACGATGTTCGGCAAGCAGAGCATGCTTACCGGAGAGATAGAGATTGCCCGTGCCGCCCGCCATCATCGGCACCGCCGATGTGACCAGCATGCGCGAGGGACCGAGCGAAAGGGCGGCCTCCATGACCGCGTTGTTGTCATCGAGGGCTGCGCCCGACAGCCAGGCAAGTTCGTATCGGTTGGGCGTGGCGAGCGAAGCAAGTGGTATCAGGTGATCACGGATCGCCTCGGCTGTAGCTTCGGGCACGTAGAGGCCACCGAGATCGCCCATGACCGGATCACAGACATAGAGCAGTTCCGGATTCCTCTCGCGCAACGACGCAACGAGCTTCGCGACGGAACGGGCTTGGGCCGCGTTTCCGAAATAGCCCGACAGGACGGCCTTGACCTCGCCGATCCACGGCGCGCGGATGAGATCATCGATCGCCGCCTCGAAATCGGCCTCGGCGAAAGTAAGCCGTGTCGAACGGCCATGGCCTGGATGCCAGGGCAACACGATCGTCGGTAGCGCCCAGACCTGATGGCCGAGCGTTTCCAGCGCGAAGACTGCGGCACGGTTTCCGACCGACCCGCGCACGACATGGCTGGAGATGACGATGACTGCGCCCGCTGCGTTTTCCGACATGGCATCCGGTTCCGAATTTCGACCGCCGTTGATGATCTTTTTGACAAGGCGCTGTCAACCATTCTTCATGCGAGCGTGGAAATGTGCGGCGGGACGGAAAAGCCGGATAAAGTGATTTTACCGTCCGTCGGCATGAAACGACCCAAAAACTTTCGAAATCTCTCGTAAGCATAGCCAAAAAAGCACGAAAACGACTTTTCGAGGCCCTCTTTTAGAGATTCTTTCGAAGAACCTTCTGCTAACTTGCCCACATCAAAACAATCGGGGGGATGATCCATGGCCGCCAGAAACAACCCGAAACGGGAAAAGCAGATCGAGAGCGCGCGCAAGATCGCAGCCGCGACCGGTGAGCCCCATCTCGATCCCGAAATCCTCTTCGGCCGCGCAAGCGGCGACGATCTCGAACTCTACACGCCGGAAATGCTTGCGCTTTCCGCCGTACACTCGGCAGCCGAAATCGCCGCCTGGAGCGGCAAGACACCGCGTGTCAGCATCGACACGGTCGCCGATGTCACCCCCGATGGCATCGCAGTCTCCATCCTTTCGGTGACCGATCACAACAAGCCCTTCCTGTACGAATCCGTCATGGGCGAGGTGACCAGCACTTATCGCGACATCTGCATGGCAGTTCATCCGATCCTGATCCTGGAGGACGGCAAGGCCCCGGAACTCTATTCCGCTGATGTAGCGAGCGACCCGGCTAAGCGCGTTAGCCACATCCAGCTTCACGTTTCGCCGCTCAGCCCCTCCCAGGCCGCCGACCTGATCAAGCGGATCAAGGCAGTGCTCGAGCAGGTGGAACTTGCCGTTTCCGATTGGAAGCCAATGCTCGCCCGCGTCGATGAGGTGATTTCAGAGCTCTCGAACTATAGCGCCAGCCGCAAGAAGGTCGACCGCGACGAAGCGATCGCCTTCCTGACCTGGCTGCGCGACGAGAACTTCACTTTCCTCGGTATGCGCGACTACGTTTATTCCGGCAAAGGCCCGGATGCGAATGTCGAACGCGACAAGGGAACGGGTCTCGGCATTCTCTCCAATCCCGAAGTTCTCGTGCTGCGCACCGGCAAGGACGCCGTGACGACCACGCCGGAAATCCTCGCATTCCTCGACGGTCCAGACTTCCTGATCGTCACCAAGGCCAATGTGAAATCCATAGTCCATCGCCGCGCCTATATGGACTATGTCGGCGTCAAGCGCTTCGACTCCCAGGGGAATGTGACAGGCGAGTTGCGCATTGTCGGCCTCTTCACCTCGACTGCCTACACCTCCTCGGCATCTGAAATTCCGCTGCTGCGCTCCAAGATCGAGAAGGTGAAGGAGCATTTCGGCTTCGACCCGATGAGCCATTCCGGCCGCATGCTCGACAATACGCTGGAATCCTATCCCCGCGATGATCTCTTCCAGATCGATACCCCGCTGCTTGCGACCTTCGCCGAGCAGATCAACGATCTCGCCGACCGCCCGCGCGTACGCGTGCTGCCCCGCATCGACCATTTCGACCGCTTCGTCTCCGTCATCGTCTTCGTGCCGCGAGAGGAATATGACTCGATCGTGCGAGAGCGCATCGGCACTTATCTGAAGACTGTCTATGATGGCCGCGTTTCCGCCTACTATCCGGCCTTTCCGGAAGGCGGTGTCGCACGCGTTCACTTCATCATCGGCCGCTCGGGCGGCAAGACGCCGCGCATCCATCAGGCCAAGCTCGAGGAGACGATCCGCCAGATCACCGCGCGCTGGGACAGCCGTTTCGAGATGCTCGCCGGCCCCAAGGCGCCGAAGCTCGGCGTCAGCAACGCCTTCCAGGAAGCCTTCACGCCGGATGAAGCGGTCGGCGATCTGCCCGACATCACCGCATGCGCCGCCGGCGAGCCGATCCGCATCGAATTCTACTATCGCCAGGACGACGAACGCGGCCGCATCCTGTCGCTGAAGATCTTCCATAGCGGCGAGCAGCTGCCGCTGTCGCGCCGCGTGCCTCTCCTCGAAAACCTCGGCTTCAACGTCCTGAGCGAGCGGACCTTCGATATCGAAGTCCCGGCCGCCGAGGGCGCGATCAACATCGTCGTGCTGCACGACATGGAACTCGAGGCCCGCAGCGGTGCGGACATTGACCTCGCACGTTTTGGCGCACCGCTCGAAGAGGCCTTCGTCGCAGCCTTCAGCGACACGATCGACAATGACAGCTTCAACGCGCTGATCCTGTCGGCCGGCCTCTCGGCTCGCGAGGTGAATGTGCTGCGCGCCTATGCGCGCTACCTGCGCCAGGCCGGCATCGCCTATTCGCAGGACTATATCGCAACCACCCTCGACAAATATCCCGCGATCGCCGCTTCGATCTTCCGCTTGTTCCACGACACGCTCGATACGAAGCTATCGGAAAAGGCACGTATCAAGAAGCTCGCCGAGCTGCATCAGGCAATCGAAGCCGAGCTTGCCGACGTGCCGAGCCTGGATGACGACCGTATCCTGCGCCGCTATGTCAATATCGTCGATTCAACGCTGCGCACCAATTATTTCCAGCGCAATGCCGATGGAACACCGAAGGCGATGCTCGCCTTCAAGCTTGACCCGCACCTGGTGGATGGCCTGCCGGAACCCAGGCCCTTCCGTGAAATCTTCGTCTATGGCGTCGAAGTCGAAGGCGTACATCTGCGCTTCGGCCGCGTCGCCCGTGGCGGCCTGCGCTGGTCGGACCGCGCCGAGGACTACCGCACCGAAGTTCTGGGCCTCGTCAAGGCGCAGCAGGTCAAGAACGCCGTGATCGTGCCCGTTGGCGCCAAAGGTGGTTTCTATCCCAAGAAACTCCCGCTCGGCGGCAGCCGCGAAGAGCTCTTCAACGCAGGTCGTGAAGCTTACAAAACCTATATCC
This genomic window contains:
- a CDS encoding NAD-glutamate dehydrogenase produces the protein MAARNNPKREKQIESARKIAAATGEPHLDPEILFGRASGDDLELYTPEMLALSAVHSAAEIAAWSGKTPRVSIDTVADVTPDGIAVSILSVTDHNKPFLYESVMGEVTSTYRDICMAVHPILILEDGKAPELYSADVASDPAKRVSHIQLHVSPLSPSQAADLIKRIKAVLEQVELAVSDWKPMLARVDEVISELSNYSASRKKVDRDEAIAFLTWLRDENFTFLGMRDYVYSGKGPDANVERDKGTGLGILSNPEVLVLRTGKDAVTTTPEILAFLDGPDFLIVTKANVKSIVHRRAYMDYVGVKRFDSQGNVTGELRIVGLFTSTAYTSSASEIPLLRSKIEKVKEHFGFDPMSHSGRMLDNTLESYPRDDLFQIDTPLLATFAEQINDLADRPRVRVLPRIDHFDRFVSVIVFVPREEYDSIVRERIGTYLKTVYDGRVSAYYPAFPEGGVARVHFIIGRSGGKTPRIHQAKLEETIRQITARWDSRFEMLAGPKAPKLGVSNAFQEAFTPDEAVGDLPDITACAAGEPIRIEFYYRQDDERGRILSLKIFHSGEQLPLSRRVPLLENLGFNVLSERTFDIEVPAAEGAINIVVLHDMELEARSGADIDLARFGAPLEEAFVAAFSDTIDNDSFNALILSAGLSAREVNVLRAYARYLRQAGIAYSQDYIATTLDKYPAIAASIFRLFHDTLDTKLSEKARIKKLAELHQAIEAELADVPSLDDDRILRRYVNIVDSTLRTNYFQRNADGTPKAMLAFKLDPHLVDGLPEPRPFREIFVYGVEVEGVHLRFGRVARGGLRWSDRAEDYRTEVLGLVKAQQVKNAVIVPVGAKGGFYPKKLPLGGSREELFNAGREAYKTYIRTLLSITDNISGADIIPPDNTVRLDGDDPYFVVAADKGTATFSDTANALAQEAGFWLDDAFASGGSAGYDHKKMGITARGAWETVKRHFREMDIDIQTTPFTVAGVGDMSGDVFGNGMLLSPKIRLVAAFDHRDIVIDPDPDMEKTLAERQRLFNLPRSSWQDFDKSVLSKGAMIISRSAKSVTLTPEAVAAIGIDKAVATPFEIMTAILKSPVDLLWFGGIGTYVKAASETDTDVGDRANDPIRITADEVRAKVIGEGANLGVTQKGRIAYGLKGGRSNSDAIDNSAGVNTSDVEVNIKIALANAMHEQRLSRTKRDQLLGSMTDEVAALVLRNNYLQSLAISLTARKGTANGLELGRFMSVLEASGQLNRKVETLPDDASLSERYTAGRPLTRPEIGVLLSYAKIVLFDALIASELPDDPYFVDTLFHYFPAKMQKSNASDIDSHRLKREIVATVLANEAINRGGPGFAVSMMDATAASAPEVVRAAIVARDGFDLNRLWAETDALDNKVSGQIQNRIYEEIGNSFTVLTRLLLKTGMTKGDMAEIISRLQLTLKKLRPSFADQAAADVAARQEEYQQAGLPEKLAAEIAALPTFALVPEIMQIAARTGEALPRAAENYFAVTQTFRVGRLLAAGNRIITSDHYENLALARSIDQIASARRDIVISALSDHGKEKQPVQAWHAQDRVRINRIVEELASLSDGADPNLARITVAAGILTDLARDRTR
- a CDS encoding carbonic anhydrase, coding for MTRFPNSLLDGYRNFMSGRYADARDRYRQLAENGQSPTTLMIACSDSRAAPELIFDAGPGELFVIRNVANLVPPYEPDGHFHSTSAALEFAVQALKVKNIVVMGHGRCGGIRAALDPDAEPLSPGDFIGRWMSLVRPAAEQIGSNDIMTPGERQTALERVSIRNSINNLRSFPEIKTLEEEGKLELHGAWFDISTGELWVMDSETLDFVRPEI
- the pdxY gene encoding pyridoxal kinase PdxY, encoding MSENAAGAVIVISSHVVRGSVGNRAAVFALETLGHQVWALPTIVLPWHPGHGRSTRLTFAEADFEAAIDDLIRAPWIGEVKAVLSGYFGNAAQARSVAKLVASLRERNPELLYVCDPVMGDLGGLYVPEATAEAIRDHLIPLASLATPNRYELAWLSGAALDDNNAVMEAALSLGPSRMLVTSAVPMMAGGTGNLYLSGKHALLAEHRVVENPPNGLGDLLAALFLSRLLSGMEDEKALQLATASVFEVLARAVKRGSNELMLASDASSLLTPMAMVQMRHLFHPAQRRKK